A region from the Rhodamnia argentea isolate NSW1041297 chromosome 7, ASM2092103v1, whole genome shotgun sequence genome encodes:
- the LOC115749474 gene encoding leucine-rich repeat receptor-like serine/threonine/tyrosine-protein kinase SOBIR1: MAPAAGGKTRLLLLSMLSLLVLAHARLVLDRSDLDALKTIRKDMGIDIQLHLASTKPCNLPGVICERRLTSNNTYVLRITRLIFKSQQLKGSLSPAIGQLSELKELSLSNNKLVDQLPSQIVNCTKLEILNLRNNRFSGNIPSELSSLVRLRVLDVGSNKFTGDLSFLKYFPNLEKLSLSDNLFTGKIPASIRSFRNLRSFDVSGNLFLEGPVPSLNRVEPSNDNLPRRYIFVESPGMRSNGSAAAPASRQASNTAPAPSPSEMKPHKGHNGQRKLSGWLLGFLAGATAGMVSGFVFSLLFRLALAAIRGGRRDSGPAIFSPLIKKAEDLAFLESEEGLSSLEIIGRGGCGEVYKAELPGSNGKMIAIKKILQPPRDATELTEEDTRDLDRKMRQIRSEIQTVGQIRHRNLLPLLAHLTRSDCHLLVYEYMKNGSLQDLLQKVSQGLTELDWLTRYRIAVGVAAGLEYLHMNHTPRIIHRDLKPANVLLDDDMEARISDFGLAKAMPDNDTHVTSSNVVGTLGYIAPEYHLTSKFTEKSDIYSFGVLLAALVIGKLPSDEFFQHTQEISLVKWLRNVMASDKPQQAIDQKLIGNGFEEQMLLVLKVANFCTRDDPKNRPNSKDVRCMLSQIKH; the protein is encoded by the coding sequence ATGGCGCCTGCTGCCGGCGGCAAAACCCGCCTTCTCCTTCTGTCCATGCTTTCTCTCCTCGTCCTAGCCcatgcaagattggttcttGACCGTTCGGATCTCGATGCCCTCAAAACCATCCGAAAGGACATGGGCATCGACATTCAGCTCCATCTAGCCTCCACCAAACCATGCAACCTACCTGGCGTAATCTGCGAAAGAAGGCTCACAAGCAACAACACTTATGTCCTGAGAATCACAAGGCTCATCTTCAAGTCGCAACAGCTTAAGGGGTCGCTCTCCCCGGCAATCGGACAGCTTTCCGAACTCAAAGAGCTCTCCCTGTCCAACAACAAGCTTGTTGACCAACTACCTTCCCAGATTGTTAACTGTACCAAACTGGAAATTCTGAACCTCAGAAACAACAGGTTTTCAGGAAACATTCCATCTGAATTGTCATCTCTCGTTCGCCTCCGAGTGCTTGACGTTGGATCAAATAAATTCACTGGGGATTTGAGTTTCCTGAAGTATTTCCCCAACCtggaaaaactctctctctcagatAATCTCTTTACAGGGAAAATTCCAGCTTCCATACGCTCATTCCGGAATCTCCGCTCCTTTGATGTTTCGGGGAACTTGTTTCTTGAAGGTCCAGTGCCATCGCTGAACAGAGTTGAACCATCCAATGACAATCTACCAAGACGTTACATTTTTGTAGAGAGTCCCGGCATGAGATCCAACGGTTCGGCGGCTGCACCAGCATCACGGCAAGCTTCAAATACTGCTCCAGCTCCTTCTCCGTCAGAAATGAAGCCGCACAAAGGTCACAACGGCCAAAGGAAGCTAAGTGGGTGGCTACTGGGTTTCCTAGCTGGAGCAACTGCTGGAATGGTATCGGGGTTCGTTTTCTCGCTGCTCTTTAGGCTGGCCTTGGCAGCAATCCGAGGGGGACGCAGAGACTCCGGCCCGGCAATCTTTAGCCCGTTGATCAAGAAAGCCGAGGATTTGGCTTTCTTGGAAAGCGAAGAGGGGCTGTCGTCGCTGGAAATCATTGGCAGAGGTGGCTGCGGGGAAGTTTACAAGGCCGAGTTACCTGGAAGTAATGGAAAGATGATTGCTATAAAGAAGATACTGCAACCTCCCAGGGATGCAACAGAGCTAACAGAAGAAGACACCAGGGACTTAGACAGGAAAATGCGCCAAATTCGGTCTGAGATACAAACTGTTGGCCAGATACGGCATCGAAATTTACTTCCCTTGCTGGCCCACCTAACTCGTTCAGACTGCCACTTACTAGTGTATGAGTACATGAAGAATGGAAGTTTACAGGATTTACTACAGAAGGTTTCACAAGGTCTGACAGAGTTGGATTGGCTCACGAGGTACCGAATTGCGGTGGGAGTGGCAGCCGGGCTCGAATATCTCCACATGAACCACACTCCGAGGATCATCCACCGAGACCTCAAGCCTGCCAACGTCCTTCTAGATGATGACATGGAGGCCCGAATATCTGACTTCGGGCTTGCAAAAGCTATGCCCGATAATGATACTCATGTTACGAGCTCCAATGTCGTAGGGACTTTGGGATATATCGCACCAGAATACCATCTGACTTCCAAGTTCACGGAGAAGAGCGATATATACAGCTTTGGCGTTCTGCTTGCCGCCCTGGTCATCGGAAAGCTACCGTCAGACGAGTTTTTCCAACACACCCAAGAAATAAGTCTGGTCAAGTGGTTGAGAAATGTGATGGCTTCGGACAAGCCTCAACAAGCAATTGACCAAAAGTTGATTGGCAATGGGTTCGAGGAGCAAATGCTGCTGGTTTTAAAGGTCGCCAACTTCTGTACACGGGATGACCCAAAGAACAGGCCCAACAGTAAGGACGTGCGATGCATGTTATCTCAGATTAAGCACTAA
- the LOC115749479 gene encoding protein MHF2 homolog → MEEDPTFDPDLIHSIFKSVWTRMALERERNEAADAMDNEAGPVNATSKKNRPTTANANALKLSCELLRLFITEAVQRAAAIAEAEGMTKIEATHLERILPQLLLDF, encoded by the exons ATGGAGGAAGACCCCACCTTCGATCCT GATTTGATCCATTCGATTTTCAAGAGCGTGTGGACGAGGATGGCCCTTG AGCGTGAGAGAAATGAAGCCGCCGATGCGATGGACAACGAG GCTGGACCTGTGAATGCGACATCCAAGAAGAATAGACCAACTACTG CTAATGCTAATGCACTGAAGCTGAGCTGTGAACTCCTGCGGCTCTTCATCACTG AGGCTGTGCAACGAGCTGCTGCTATCGCTGAGGCAGAGGGTATGACGAAGATTGAAGCAACTCACTTGGAGAGGATTCTTCCCCAGTTACTTCTCGACTTTTGA
- the LOC115749478 gene encoding protein JINGUBANG-like gives MQHDQMTLNHQCITSFKTLTPHLSCLAANRNLLYAAAFNQVHVFDLSTRAHVDSFKAANSSSGSIKSIAFSGSKVFTAHQDRKIRVWQVMAGPSRRHRLLSSLPTLKDRLTRFILPKNYVQVRRHKKRLWIEHGDTVSSLAVKEGLMYSVSWDKSLKVWDACENKCLESVNKAHDDAVNAVVVSDDGTVYTASADGAIRVWEKKEKERRHRLMHVLERHKSSVNALALNDTGDGGLFLFSGGSDCSIGVWRRDDGRDRMAFLEALWGHGGAVLCLTVVGNNVLLSGSSDQTVRVWRRGEEDGGYCCVGTMGKHERPVKWLVRVSTSTDASDNNENDAITVCSGSLDGEIKLWEISA, from the coding sequence ATGCAGCACGACCAAATGACACTGAACCACCAATGCATCACCTCCTTCAAAACCCTAACACCCCACCTCAGCTGCCTCGCCGCCAACCGCAACCTCCTCTATGCTGCTGCCTTCAACCAAGTCCACGTCTTCGACTTATCGACCCGAGCCCATGTCGACTCCTTTAAAGCCGCCAACTCCTCCTCCGGCTCCATCAAATCCATCGCCTTCTCCGGCTCCAAGGTCTTTACCGCCCACCAAGACCGCAAGATCCGTGTCTGGCAAGTCATGGCGGGGCCTTCGAGACGGCACCGACTCCTGTCTTCGCTGCCCACCCTCAAAGACCGCCTGACGCGTTTTATCTTGCCCAAGAACTACGTTCAAGTGAGGCGCCACAAGAAGCGGCTCTGGATCGAGCATGGCGACACTGTCTCTTCTTTGGCCGTCAAGGAGGGTTTGATGTACTCAGTCTCATGGGACAAGAGCTTGAAAGTGTGGGACGCGTGCGAGAACAAGTGCTTGGAGTCCGTGAACAAAGCACACGATGACGCCGTCAATGCTGTGGTGGTTTCTGACGATGGGACGGTTTACACGGCGTCGGCTGATGGAGCAATTAGGGTAtgggagaagaaggagaaagaaaggagGCACAGGTTGATGCATGTGTTGGAGAGGCACAAATCCAGCGTGAATGCGCTTGCGTTGAACGACACTGGCGACGGCGGATTGTTCTTGTTCTCAGGGGGTTCCGACTGTTCGATTGGGGTGTGGCGGAGAGATGATGGCCGTGATCGGATGGCATTCCTGGAGGCGCTGTGGGGTCATGGAGGGGCCGTACTGTGCTTGACCGTCGTTGGCAATAACGTGTTGCTCAGCGGATCGAGCGATCAGACGGTGAGGGTGTGGCGGCGGGGCGAGGAGGATGGTGGGTATTGTTGCGTGGGAACGATGGGAAAGCACGAAAGGCCGGTGAAGTGGTTGGTGAGAGTTTCAACTTCAACAGATGCTTCTGATAATAATGAGAACGATGCAATCACAGTTTGTAGCGGAAGTCTTGATGGAGAGATTAAGCTATGGGAGATTTCTGCTTAA
- the LOC115749476 gene encoding alpha/beta hydrolase domain-containing protein 17C-like: protein MGGVTSSMAAKFAFFPPNPPSYRVITDHATGLLLLDPFPHRENVDVLRLRTRRGAEIAAVYVRYPMATSTLLYSHGNATDIGQMYELFIDLSINLKVNLMGYDYSGYGQSSGKPSENNTYADIEAAYKCLEENYGAKQEDIILYGQSVGSGPTVDLAARLPRLRAVVLHSPILSGLRVMYPVKRTYWFDIYKNIDKIPMVKCPVLVIHGTADEVVDFSHGKQLWELCQEKYEPLWLKGGNHCNLELHPEYIRHLKKFILTVEKSPCRRSSLRKSIDGVEHSRRSTEYFDAPRKSTDRREKPRKSTDKPEKLRVPNHKYSNVERPDKLRIPIDHVERSRRSVEFYEKPRRSIDQQVEKGRKSVDWLDRIRSGYNRGRN from the exons ATGGGTGGAGTCACTTCATCCATGGCCGCGAAATTCGCCTTCTTCCCACCTAACCCACCTTCCTACCGGGTAATTACGGACCATGCCACCGGGCTCTTGCTCCTGGACCCCTTCCCCCACCGCGAGAACGTCGACGTCCTCCGTCTGCGGACGCGGCGGGGCGCTGAGATCGCCGCCGTGTACGTGAGGTACCCCATGGCCACCTCCACGCTCCTCTACTCGCACGGCAATGCCACAGACATCGGCCAGATGTACGAGCTCTTCATTGATTTGAGCATCAACCTCAAAGTTAATCTCATGGG GTACGACTATTCTGGTTACGGGCAATCGTCAGGAAAG CCAAGTGAGAACAATACGTATGCAGATATTGAAGCTGCATACAAGTGTCTTGAAGAGAATTACGGTGCTAAGCAGGAAGACATCATTCTTTATGGCCAGTCAGTTGGAAGTGGGCCCACTGTGGATCTCGCGGCTCGCTTACCTCGCCTAAGAGCTGTTGTTCTGCATAGTCCAATTCTATCTGGGTTGAGGGTCATGTACCCTGTAAAACGCACATATTGGTTCGACATCTACAAG AACATTGACAAAATCCCGATGGTGAAGTGTCCAGTGCTGGTTATCCAC GGAACAGCAGATGAAGTAGTTGATTTCTCTCACGGTAAGCAACTATGGGAGCTGTGTCAGGAGAAATACGAGCCCTTGTGGCTCAAAGGAGGAAATCATTGTAACTTAGAACTGCATCCAGAATACATCAGACATCTTAAGAAGTTCATATTAACAGTCGAGAAATCACCTTGTCGAAGGAGTAGTTTAAGGAAAAGCATAGACGGGGTGGAGCATTCGAGGAGGAGCACAGAATATTTTGATGCTCCGAGGAAGAGTACCGACCGGAGGGAGAAACCGAGGAAGAGTACAGACAAGCCCGAAAAGCTTAGAGTCCCAAACCACAAGTATAGTAATGTGGAGAGGCCAGATAAGTTAAGAATACCCATTGACCATGTGGAGAGATCTCGGAGGAGCGTGGAGTTTTATGAGAAACCCCGGAGGAGTATCGACCAGCAGGTCGAAAAAGGGCGCAAGAGCGTTGACTGGTTGGACAGAATACGTTCTGG GTACAATAGAGGTCGAAACTGA